The sequence below is a genomic window from Lolium perenne isolate Kyuss_39 chromosome 7, Kyuss_2.0, whole genome shotgun sequence.
GTGCCTCGGCGCCATCTGCGGCGTGGGCATCGTGAAGGGGATCATGAAGCACCCATATAACTCCCTCGGCGGCGGCGCAAACTCGGTGGCCGGGGGCTACTCGCTCGGAGCGGCCCTCGGCGCCGAGACCTTCGGCACGTTCGTGCTCGTCTACACCGTCTTCTCCGCCACCGACCCCAAGCGCACGGCGCGGGACGCTTTCGTCCCGGTACGTACGCGCGCGTCGTCCATGCATGATCAATCTCACACAAGCTTGTCGTAGCCAGGTCTGCCACTGATTGAACCGCACATGATTAATTTATTCTCCATCTTGCAGCTGGTGGCGGCGCTGCCGATCGGTCTAGCGGTGTTCGTGGTGCACCTggcgaccatacctatcaccggcACGGGCATCAACCCGGCGAGGAGCCTGGGCGCCGCCGTGCTTTACAACCAGCACAAAACGTGGAAGCAGCACGTGAGATCATCCATGCACCACTAATCAACCGTATATACATACGTACATTTTGCTGTTCCAATGGGGATTAAGAGACCCGGTGCATGTTCTGATTTGCAGTGGATCTTCTGGGTCGGGCCGTTCAGCGGCGCAGCCTTGGCGGCGTTCTACCACAAGGTCGTGCTGCGCGACATTGCTGTAATCAAGGAGGCGCTGCTGAGCTCGTTCAGGATGACCGGCTAGCCTTCCACCTTTTGAAGATCGAGGAGAGGAAACCATGCATGCGCATTTCATATATGTGCCGCCCATGCAATGAGAGAATCGATCAAAGTTGTTGATTGGTTTTATTTCTCGGCTCTAGAATGTAAGCAATCTTGCTATAGTATAGTTAATTATCCATATTATCATATATGTCTCGTGTAGCTGCATGGTTCGCTTGTACGTGAATAACTACGTTATTCCTTTGTAACGCATGTTTACGTTTATTCATGGATGGCGGTATATATGTCATTGGCACATCTACagggttttttgttttgtttgagacCTTCCAAAAATATAAGACCACCACGCATTTCGAGGTAGAATTTTGACTAACAATTTGAACATCAAAACatgaattatatgtcaccaaaagtATACCATTAAATCCATATTTGAAATATGTTTTCAACAATATATTTTGGTGTGATACGACTTACTCATAAAAACGGAGGGACTACAATGTACCTTGTAACATGCCAAGGATGGTTTAATGTGGCGGGTTCTCATACAGACCTATATTTTTCTTCCTTCTTTTCTTGCCGTTTTCTATTCGTCGATCGTAACTTTTGTTTCTCATTCCAACATTACTCAAGGACCAACATTCCGGTGATTTTTGCAAGGCCCGACTTATAACCAATATATGTGTGCATGTAGTGGAGAGCAGAAATGATCGGCCCTTGAGGCTACTCACATCAAAACAAAACTTTTGGATTCTTTTCCGCCTATCGGTCGGCTTTAAGCAACCTTCACatccactagtagaaaatctctcatcagtaccggttccagaggggcattagtaccggttgagcaaccggtattaattatccggcactaaaggccccccccccccttttcgtaccggttgcttacgaaccggtataaaaggccctccacatgggccaccaggagagctcagggccaaggagctttggtaccggttggtaatacgaaccggtaccaaaggttcccacccgcggcagggaatttgcccaaatctctgccgcggcagagaattggttttttagggtttttggaggggtttagggatatcggtttgtttcatatcgcgtcgatgcaccagaaacgcgtttgggtttaggtagtacatgaagatcaagatgatgcatagcaagttggtgcatataatataacacacatgttattgcataagatcacaaattaagtagcactatgcatgaagatcgatcttcatgcatagtggtactctccgaggcgtactctatatatgtctattacatgtagcatagtggtactcttcgagtcaactatatatgtaacatgtacatcttcattcatagtggtactctgcgagtggtggtatgacgtcccgaaggaaaaatcccgccaattcctcgcctattgctatgaagcggtcatcgattgagagcttgttccgctttcttgccaactataaaagaataagatacaaatgaatacatgaaacaactattactgaaactcagcacaacttatgataacaaaacaaatttgtgaagattgtttttgtacctctttatttctttcattattcgttctctcgctgacaattctgcggatgtactcgcaaacgaagaatccacagagatcggtccccggaggttgttgcgggcatttctttacaagaatataattcaatcaaacaatagtcaagtatgataattaaaaggtgtgttgacctaggtagtactacttactttcgcacgccatcgcagcttcggtgtccattcacgggacgtatcttccttgatgaaagtttgccatacgctgctcgacaaaagaaaatgcataaaagagtcatcaattagttcaaagcaggaaattaacgaaacaaaccgataagaattaaaattaccttctgagcattaaaaaacaagacacgtatagatccttttttttttgcttagtgagtccaagacttcaacttctccaattttcaaattgatgacgagaagaataaagtgaaacctacgcacgtttcaatatgtagtgtcatatatataagtcattagttaaaattttgacatacggtgagcaaaatataatgtgttataagacagtaagactcactcgaagttgtaaggccaaagtattagctttttgtcacgttgtcgcttcaaaaaccttagcaaagtctgcggtgtatccttgttatagaggggattctctatggttttaac
It includes:
- the LOC127317525 gene encoding probable aquaporin PIP2-7, yielding MSTKELVPPAEEEITDIIVQRVPYWDPPAVKPLDTSELSEWSLYRALIGEFTASLILVYVSIATVIGYKFQSSGPDDRCIGVGYLGVAWSFGATVSVLVYSTSGVSGGHINPAVSFALFLAGKVTLVRAVLYMVAQCLGAICGVGIVKGIMKHPYNSLGGGANSVAGGYSLGAALGAETFGTFVLVYTVFSATDPKRTARDAFVPLVAALPIGLAVFVVHLATIPITGTGINPARSLGAAVLYNQHKTWKQHWIFWVGPFSGAALAAFYHKVVLRDIAVIKEALLSSFRMTG